TTTCCGCCCCGATTCCCGGCGGCAATGCTGCGGGAGAGAACAAGGGGTGTTAACGCGTGTAACATGATGTTATCCACAAGGGAATCGGCAGAGAGTGTTTCAAGGGTATCTTTTCTGAAGAATGAGGCATTGTTTATGAGTATATCGATGTTTCCGGCCGACTTCCTTGCGTTCCGGAAGAGTTCCGCCGCCTTCTCGGGAGAAGCCAAATCCGATTTGAAAAGAAAGACACGAACACCATATGCTTCCGCCAATTGTGCCGTTTCTTCCGCTTCACTGACGGAAGAGTGATAGTGAAGGACGAGGTGGATGCCTTTCTGTGCACATCCGAGTGCCAACGCCCTCCCGATTCTCCGCGCAGCACCGGTAATCAGCGCCGTATTCCCTTTCATGTCAATATCCTTTTCCGGCGTTTCAGACCGCAAGCTATAATGGACAATCACCGGTTTCTGCGCGTTTTTCCCACAGGCTGACGGGGTTCAAAGTTCGATATATGGAATCCGGGCATGTGCATACATACGGAAACCACACTTTGAACATATAGAAAAACG
Above is a genomic segment from Spirochaetales bacterium containing:
- a CDS encoding SDR family oxidoreductase, which codes for MKGNTALITGAARRIGRALALGCAQKGIHLVLHYHSSVSEAEETAQLAEAYGVRVFLFKSDLASPEKAAELFRNARKSAGNIDILINNASFFRKDTLETLSADSLVDNIMLHALTPLVLSRSIAAGNRGGKIINILDARITDYDSEHAAYHISKRVLYDLTRMMAVEFAPHVTVNGIAPGLILPPPGEDISFLEKMKHTNPLNRHGGPADIVDTALFFLESSFITGQVIFVDGGRHLKGCMYGN